The following are from one region of the Halodesulfurarchaeum sp. HSR-GB genome:
- the uvrB gene encoding excinuclease ABC subunit UvrB has product MSDSAGPLSPDRPDVDRSFRVEAPFDPAGDQPAAIDALVEGFQSGMDTQTLLGVTGSGKTNTVSWTVEQLDVPTLVIAHNKTLAAQLYEEFSQLFPENAVEYFVSYYDYYQPEAYVEQSDTYIDKDASINEEIDRLRHSATRSLLTRDDVIVVASVSAIYGLGDPTNYEEMALRLERGDQIDREDLLASLVDLNYERNDVDFTQGTFRVRGDTVEIFPMYGRYAVRVEFWGDEIDRLSKLDPLEQSVVSAEPATLIHPAEHYSLPEERLESAIEGIEEDLKERVRYFERQGDLVAAQRIEERTTFDLEMLQETGYCSGIENYALYLSDRESGEAPYTLLDYFPDDFLTVIDESHRTVPQIRGQHEGDRSRKESLVENGFRLPTAFDNRPLTFEEFEDRTDRTLYVSATPSEYEREQSEQVVEQIVRPTYLLDPAVEVASAEDQIDDLLARIDDRIEADERVLVTTLTKRMAEDLTEYLEEAGVAVEYMHDETDTLERHELVRGLRLGEFDVLVGINLLREGLDIPEVSLVAILDADRQGFLRSRTSLIQTMGRAARNLEGEVVLYADTVTDAMDDAIEETRRRREIQREFNETHDVEASTIDKPVGEIDLPGSGEATDSISGRDPENEAEAAALIEELESRMEAAAADLEFELAADIRDRIRTLDREFDLDAGIEPDEETVPVDPNE; this is encoded by the coding sequence ATGAGCGACTCGGCAGGCCCACTCTCCCCGGACCGACCGGACGTCGACCGGTCGTTTCGGGTCGAGGCCCCCTTCGATCCGGCCGGCGATCAGCCCGCGGCCATCGACGCGCTGGTCGAGGGCTTCCAGTCGGGGATGGACACACAGACGCTGCTGGGGGTGACCGGCTCCGGGAAGACCAACACCGTCTCCTGGACGGTCGAACAGCTCGACGTGCCGACACTCGTCATCGCCCACAACAAGACCCTGGCGGCCCAGCTCTACGAGGAGTTCAGCCAGTTGTTCCCCGAGAACGCCGTCGAGTACTTCGTCTCCTACTACGATTACTACCAGCCCGAGGCCTACGTCGAGCAGTCCGACACCTACATCGACAAGGACGCCTCGATCAACGAGGAGATCGACCGACTCAGACACTCAGCGACGCGTTCGCTGCTCACCCGCGACGACGTGATCGTCGTCGCCTCCGTCTCGGCCATCTACGGGCTCGGGGACCCGACGAACTACGAGGAGATGGCGCTGCGCCTCGAACGGGGCGATCAAATCGACCGCGAGGACCTGCTGGCCTCCCTGGTGGATCTCAACTACGAGCGAAACGACGTGGATTTCACCCAGGGCACGTTCCGCGTGCGGGGGGACACCGTCGAGATCTTCCCCATGTACGGCCGCTATGCCGTCCGGGTGGAGTTCTGGGGCGACGAGATCGATCGGCTCTCGAAACTCGACCCCCTCGAACAAAGTGTGGTTTCGGCGGAACCGGCGACGCTGATCCACCCGGCCGAACACTACTCGCTGCCCGAGGAGCGCCTCGAATCGGCTATCGAGGGGATCGAGGAAGACCTGAAAGAACGGGTCCGGTACTTCGAGCGTCAGGGGGATCTGGTTGCCGCCCAGCGCATCGAGGAGCGGACGACCTTCGACCTGGAGATGCTCCAGGAGACCGGCTACTGTTCGGGCATCGAGAACTACGCGCTGTATCTCTCCGATCGGGAATCCGGCGAGGCCCCCTACACCTTGCTGGATTACTTCCCCGATGATTTCCTGACTGTGATCGACGAGTCCCACCGAACCGTGCCGCAGATCCGGGGCCAACACGAGGGCGACCGGTCTCGCAAGGAGTCGCTGGTCGAGAACGGCTTCCGGCTCCCGACGGCCTTTGACAACCGGCCGCTGACCTTCGAGGAGTTCGAAGACCGAACCGATCGCACGCTCTATGTCAGCGCGACCCCGAGCGAGTACGAGCGCGAGCAGTCCGAACAGGTCGTCGAGCAGATCGTCCGGCCGACCTACCTGCTCGACCCCGCCGTCGAGGTCGCGTCGGCCGAAGACCAGATCGACGATCTGCTCGCCCGGATCGACGACCGGATCGAGGCAGACGAACGGGTGCTCGTCACCACCCTCACCAAGCGAATGGCCGAGGACCTCACCGAATACCTCGAAGAAGCGGGGGTCGCGGTGGAGTACATGCACGACGAGACCGACACCCTCGAACGCCACGAACTCGTCCGCGGCCTCAGATTGGGCGAGTTCGACGTGCTGGTCGGGATCAACCTCCTCCGCGAGGGACTGGACATCCCCGAGGTCTCGCTGGTCGCGATTCTCGATGCCGACCGCCAGGGCTTCCTCCGCTCGCGCACCTCGCTGATCCAGACCATGGGCCGGGCCGCCCGCAACCTGGAGGGCGAGGTCGTCCTCTACGCCGATACGGTGACCGACGCGATGGACGACGCGATCGAGGAGACCCGCCGTCGCCGGGAGATCCAGCGGGAATTCAACGAGACCCACGACGTCGAAGCCAGCACGATCGACAAGCCAGTCGGCGAGATCGACCTTCCGGGCTCCGGCGAGGCGACCGACTCCATCTCGGGTCGGGACCCCGAGAATGAAGCGGAAGCCGCCGCCCTGATCGAGGAACTGGAGTCCCGGATGGAGGCTGCCGCCGCGGACCTGGAGTTCGAACTCGCGGCGGACATCCGCGACCGGATCCGGACTCTCGACCGTGAGTTCGACCTCGACGCCGGGATCGAACCGGACGAGGAGACGGTTCCCGTGGACCCAAACGAGTAA
- a CDS encoding antibiotic biosynthesis monooxygenase: MIVVQNRFEIAPGYEDEFVERFSERRGEVESQPGFRHFQLLSPATEDTGTFVSMSYWDSLSDYQAWTESEAFERAHDRDAPREMFESHPTLEIHEVELEAGQFTTDA, encoded by the coding sequence ATGATCGTCGTCCAGAACCGCTTCGAGATCGCCCCGGGCTACGAGGATGAGTTCGTCGAACGCTTCAGCGAGCGTCGCGGCGAGGTCGAGTCCCAGCCGGGCTTTCGGCACTTCCAACTACTCAGTCCCGCCACCGAGGACACCGGGACCTTCGTCTCGATGAGCTACTGGGATTCGCTCTCGGACTACCAGGCCTGGACCGAGAGCGAGGCGTTCGAGCGAGCCCACGACCGGGACGCCCCACGGGAGATGTTCGAGAGCCACCCCACCCTGGAGATCCACGAGGTCGAACTCGAAGCGGGCCAGTTCACAACCGACGCCTGA
- a CDS encoding excinuclease ABC subunit C, with amino-acid sequence MQTGAVRERAATLSREPGVYQFLDGDRVLYVGKAVDLRDRVRSYADPRSERVREMVRRAASIDVAVTDTETQALLLEANLIKRHQPRYNVRLKDDKSYPLVQLTDHPFPRIEITRDPDPGATAYGPYTDKGQLETVRKAIREVARLRGCSDHKFQNRDRPCLDHDMGLCAAPCTGEIDAAAYADRVELATRFFDGETGALAEPLREEMETAADEQAFERAAHLRDRLDVVQAFHGTGGDAVIDTGGSRIVDVLGVAVEGDGATVARLHSEGGKLVDRDRHRVQTPARGDGVPAILAAFVAQFYAERELPDTLLLPEPPESDDLRAWLEAEGVELRVPGAGRESRLIDLAMKNAHQGPDRDGAARALGDTLGIDPPRRIEGFDVSHADGREVVGSDVVFVDGQPAKTDYRRKKLPERNDDYANMEALLTWRAERALAGRDERPDPDLLVIDGGRGQLDAAQAAIEAAGWSVPVVSLAKAEEIVHTPDRQFDWDHDATHLHLLQRVRDEAHRFAVQYHQTLRDDVSTVLESVEGIGPARRKRLFRRFGSVEGIRAASEAELLAVPGIGAETAAQLRRRL; translated from the coding sequence ATGCAGACCGGGGCGGTTCGCGAGCGGGCGGCGACGCTGTCCCGCGAACCCGGCGTCTACCAGTTCCTCGACGGCGACCGGGTGCTCTACGTGGGGAAGGCCGTGGACCTGCGGGACCGGGTTCGATCCTACGCCGATCCCCGCAGCGAGCGGGTCCGGGAGATGGTTCGCCGCGCGGCGTCCATCGACGTGGCGGTAACCGACACCGAGACCCAGGCGCTGTTGCTCGAAGCGAACCTCATCAAGCGCCACCAGCCCCGGTACAACGTCCGGCTGAAAGACGACAAGTCCTATCCGCTCGTCCAGTTGACCGATCACCCCTTCCCGCGGATCGAGATCACTCGCGATCCGGACCCCGGCGCGACCGCCTACGGGCCCTATACCGACAAGGGACAACTCGAAACGGTGCGGAAGGCCATCCGCGAAGTCGCGAGGCTTCGGGGCTGTTCGGACCACAAGTTTCAGAACCGCGACCGGCCCTGTCTCGATCACGACATGGGCCTGTGTGCGGCCCCCTGCACCGGGGAGATCGACGCGGCGGCCTACGCGGACCGCGTCGAGCTAGCGACGCGGTTTTTCGACGGTGAAACCGGGGCGCTGGCCGAGCCACTCCGGGAAGAGATGGAAACGGCGGCCGACGAACAGGCCTTCGAGCGGGCGGCCCACCTTCGGGATCGGCTCGACGTCGTCCAGGCCTTCCACGGAACTGGCGGGGACGCCGTCATCGACACTGGTGGCTCCAGGATCGTCGACGTGCTCGGTGTCGCCGTCGAAGGGGACGGCGCGACGGTGGCCCGACTCCACAGCGAGGGCGGCAAGCTAGTCGATCGGGACCGACACCGCGTGCAGACCCCGGCGCGGGGCGATGGCGTACCGGCCATCCTGGCTGCCTTCGTGGCCCAGTTCTACGCCGAACGGGAGCTCCCCGACACGCTGTTGCTGCCCGAACCGCCCGAAAGCGACGACCTACGGGCCTGGCTGGAAGCCGAGGGGGTCGAGCTTCGGGTCCCCGGGGCGGGCCGGGAGTCGCGGCTGATCGACCTCGCGATGAAAAACGCCCATCAGGGCCCGGACCGGGACGGTGCGGCGCGAGCCCTGGGGGACACGCTGGGGATCGACCCGCCGCGGCGGATCGAGGGCTTCGACGTGAGTCACGCGGACGGTCGCGAGGTCGTTGGCAGCGACGTCGTCTTCGTCGACGGCCAGCCGGCGAAAACGGACTACCGACGGAAGAAACTCCCCGAGCGCAACGACGACTACGCGAACATGGAAGCGTTGCTCACCTGGCGGGCCGAGCGCGCGCTTGCGGGACGGGACGAGCGACCCGATCCGGACCTGTTGGTCATCGACGGAGGGCGGGGCCAACTCGACGCGGCCCAGGCGGCGATCGAGGCTGCTGGCTGGTCGGTCCCGGTCGTCTCACTCGCGAAGGCCGAGGAGATCGTTCACACGCCCGATCGACAGTTCGACTGGGATCACGACGCGACCCATCTGCACCTCCTCCAGCGCGTTCGCGACGAGGCCCATCGTTTTGCCGTGCAGTACCACCAGACGCTGCGGGACGACGTTTCGACGGTCCTGGAGTCCGTCGAGGGGATCGGGCCGGCCCGGCGCAAGCGGCTCTTCAGGCGCTTCGGCAGCGTCGAGGGCATCCGGGCGGCCTCCGAAGCCGAGTTGCTGGCGGTGCCCGGCATCGGGGCCGAGACGGCGGCCCAGCTCAGGCGTCGGTTGTGA
- the ligA gene encoding NAD-dependent DNA ligase LigA, translating into MSAPDPPPDNPYVENPDLDFEPIEALDEAQAAAQADALRDAIRYHDRRYYVEADPVIADRAYDRLFERLQALESAFDLQTPDSPTRRVGGEPLDELGTVEHVVPMLSIDSGGDPAAVREFDTRVRRTIEDPEYVCEPKFDGLSIEVIYEDGVYQRAATRGDGQTGEDVTENVATIDSVPLRLRGDPPAFLAVRGEIYIPRPDFQAYNRERVERGEDPFANPRNAAAGTLRQLDPGVTADRPLSWFAYDVLAAGPTAEAFEAADASTGPVPETGLETHADEHAALEDWGFPVNDRFEVQAAIEGAIAYRDRLLAAREELPYEIDGAVIKVNDRAACARLGTTARHYRWAFAYKFPARAEETTITDIVVQVGRTGRLTPVALLEPVDVGGVTVSRATLHNQSEIEAMGVAVGDEVRIERAGDVIPYVSEVIESHSEGHFTFPETCPACGSPVDRDGPRHFCTGGLTCPAQLVAGVAYFGSEDGLDIEGLGEETAREFVETGLIEQDVADLYDLSVEDLAALDGWGERSATNLLAELDASKHPPLSDFLAAIGIPTVGPTLARDLARHFETLDAIIEATAAEYQAVGGVGETVAERISEFFANEGNRRVIERLRERGVDPEPMTATGGDELAGLTVVFTGSVEGWTRDELQALVEDHGGSATSSVSGNTDYLVTGSNPGQSKTQDAAAKDVEILDPEAFFDLLSSHGVDVGDR; encoded by the coding sequence ATGTCAGCCCCGGACCCGCCCCCGGACAACCCCTACGTCGAGAATCCCGACCTGGACTTCGAGCCGATCGAGGCCCTGGACGAGGCCCAAGCGGCCGCACAGGCCGACGCCCTCCGGGACGCCATTCGCTATCACGACCGACGGTACTACGTCGAGGCCGACCCCGTGATCGCCGATCGAGCCTACGACCGACTGTTCGAGCGGCTGCAGGCACTCGAATCGGCCTTCGACCTCCAGACTCCGGACAGCCCCACGCGGCGGGTAGGTGGGGAGCCACTCGACGAACTCGGGACCGTCGAGCACGTCGTGCCCATGCTCTCGATCGACTCCGGCGGCGATCCAGCGGCCGTCCGCGAGTTCGACACCCGCGTTCGCCGGACGATCGAAGACCCCGAGTACGTCTGTGAGCCCAAGTTCGACGGGCTCTCGATCGAAGTGATCTACGAGGACGGAGTCTACCAGCGGGCGGCGACCCGTGGCGACGGTCAGACGGGCGAGGACGTGACCGAGAACGTCGCGACCATCGACTCGGTGCCCCTGCGACTCCGGGGGGATCCACCCGCGTTTCTCGCGGTTCGGGGCGAGATCTACATCCCGCGCCCGGATTTTCAGGCCTACAACCGGGAGCGAGTCGAGCGCGGCGAGGACCCCTTCGCGAACCCCCGGAACGCGGCGGCTGGCACCCTCCGGCAACTCGATCCGGGCGTCACGGCCGACCGGCCGCTTTCCTGGTTTGCCTACGACGTGCTCGCGGCTGGGCCGACCGCCGAGGCCTTCGAGGCCGCCGACGCCTCGACCGGCCCCGTCCCGGAGACCGGGCTCGAAACCCACGCCGACGAGCACGCGGCCCTCGAGGACTGGGGCTTTCCCGTCAACGACCGCTTCGAGGTGCAGGCCGCCATCGAGGGGGCGATCGCGTATCGCGATCGGTTGCTCGCGGCCCGCGAGGAGTTGCCCTACGAGATCGACGGCGCGGTCATCAAGGTCAACGACCGGGCGGCCTGTGCGAGGCTGGGCACGACCGCTCGACACTACCGCTGGGCCTTCGCCTACAAGTTCCCGGCCCGGGCCGAAGAGACGACCATCACGGACATCGTCGTCCAGGTGGGTCGCACCGGCCGGCTCACGCCGGTCGCGCTGCTCGAACCCGTCGACGTCGGCGGGGTCACGGTTTCGCGAGCGACACTCCACAACCAATCGGAAATCGAGGCCATGGGCGTGGCTGTCGGGGACGAGGTCCGAATCGAGCGGGCCGGGGACGTGATCCCGTACGTGAGCGAGGTGATCGAGTCCCACAGCGAGGGGCACTTTACGTTCCCAGAGACCTGCCCGGCCTGTGGCAGTCCCGTCGATCGGGACGGCCCGCGACACTTCTGTACCGGCGGGCTCACCTGCCCGGCCCAGCTCGTCGCCGGGGTAGCCTACTTCGGGAGCGAGGACGGACTGGACATCGAGGGCCTGGGTGAGGAGACCGCCCGGGAGTTCGTCGAAACCGGGCTGATCGAGCAGGACGTGGCCGATCTCTACGATCTCAGCGTCGAGGATCTCGCAGCCCTGGATGGGTGGGGTGAGCGTTCGGCGACGAACCTGCTCGCGGAACTCGACGCCTCGAAGCACCCGCCGCTTTCCGATTTCCTCGCGGCGATCGGAATTCCGACGGTCGGCCCGACGCTGGCCCGCGACCTCGCCAGGCACTTCGAGACGCTCGATGCCATAATTGAAGCCACAGCGGCCGAGTACCAGGCCGTCGGGGGCGTGGGCGAGACCGTCGCCGAGCGGATCAGCGAGTTCTTCGCCAACGAGGGGAACCGGCGGGTCATCGAGCGCCTCCGCGAGCGGGGCGTCGACCCGGAACCGATGACTGCAACCGGTGGCGACGAACTGGCCGGCCTCACGGTCGTCTTCACCGGCAGCGTCGAGGGCTGGACCCGGGACGAGTTGCAGGCGCTGGTCGAGGACCACGGCGGGTCGGCGACCAGCAGCGTCTCGGGCAACACCGATTACCTCGTCACCGGATCGAATCCCGGCCAATCCAAGACCCAGGATGCGGCCGCAAAGGACGTGGAAATCCTCGATCCCGAGGCCTTCTTCGACCTGCTGTCCTCGCATGGGGTCGACGTGGGTGATCGCTGA
- a CDS encoding HAMP domain-containing sensor histidine kinase — MFHVRRVLEFTPRRMASGYAVFGSLWVLLSDRIVFATVAAESTLALVQTIKGWVFVGLSATLILGLTRVRERQLEDSRHRAITASQQLQVLHRIFRHNVRNDITVIRGYSQLLQEQFETDRAAAWLEQIRETAGQVIDTSEKLRIVSEVEVSEDRDVVDLVSIVDGELARFESQFPGVEVTRDLPERLPVQADTSIQYAIREALENAMEHHPDPPAERQISVTGDTSIGAATIEITDNGPGIPVDEVEPIESGDESQLSHGSGVGLWLIAWICQNYGGRVVFEPADGTTVALSFERADPIDEATDRLYGELTPDLAW; from the coding sequence ATGTTCCACGTCCGGCGGGTCCTCGAATTCACCCCGCGGCGGATGGCAAGCGGGTACGCCGTCTTCGGGAGCCTGTGGGTCCTGCTCTCGGATCGGATCGTGTTCGCGACCGTCGCTGCCGAGAGCACGCTCGCGCTGGTGCAGACGATCAAGGGCTGGGTCTTCGTGGGCCTCTCAGCGACGCTCATCCTCGGGCTCACGCGAGTTCGTGAGCGGCAACTCGAGGACTCCAGGCACCGGGCGATCACGGCGAGCCAGCAGCTCCAGGTGCTCCACCGGATCTTCAGACACAACGTCCGCAACGACATCACCGTCATTCGGGGCTACAGCCAGTTGCTTCAGGAGCAGTTCGAGACGGACCGAGCGGCGGCGTGGCTCGAACAGATCAGGGAGACCGCCGGGCAGGTCATCGACACGAGCGAGAAACTCCGGATCGTCTCGGAGGTCGAGGTCTCCGAAGACCGGGACGTCGTCGACCTGGTCTCGATCGTCGACGGTGAACTCGCCCGGTTCGAGTCCCAGTTTCCCGGCGTCGAGGTCACGCGAGACCTCCCCGAACGCCTGCCCGTCCAGGCCGACACCTCGATCCAGTACGCCATCAGGGAGGCCCTGGAGAACGCGATGGAACACCATCCCGATCCGCCCGCCGAGCGCCAGATCAGTGTTACCGGCGACACGTCGATCGGTGCGGCCACGATCGAGATCACCGACAACGGGCCGGGCATCCCAGTTGATGAGGTCGAACCGATCGAATCCGGCGACGAGAGTCAACTGAGCCACGGCAGCGGCGTGGGCCTCTGGCTCATCGCCTGGATCTGCCAGAACTACGGCGGACGCGTCGTTTTCGAGCCCGCGGACGGGACGACGGTCGCCCTCTCCTTCGAGCGGGCCGACCCGATCGACGAGGCCACCGATAGACTGTATGGCGAACTGACTCCCGACCTGGCCTGGTGA
- a CDS encoding homoserine O-acetyltransferase, whose amino-acid sequence MTDEHPTADGGPIVEPTNQVSVGAFEFERGGQVDLDVAYETFGDPADPPVLVAHALTGSQYVTGTGPEGIDGQAAGWWSDVVGPGRPVDTENFFVIVANVPGSCYGTTGPASIGPDGEPYGPDFPPVTITDWVRAQARLLDELGVETLYAVVGGSVGGMNAIEWARTYPERVERIAAIATAPRVDTQNLALDSIARRAITQDPDFQGGEYYGSPGPTDGLGLARRIGHVQYLSKDSMENRFGRRAADRVIAGVADPTAEAFPYRDVASYLDYNASTFVDRFDANSYLYLLRAMDEYDLAAGQGSAADAVADFDGSILVLSYTGDWQFTVEQGREIAAAFEAAGAEVTFEKIVDDYGHDAFLARPETVTGPLDSFLDGQTVSDPSELRVSP is encoded by the coding sequence ATGACAGATGAACACCCCACCGCCGACGGCGGCCCGATCGTCGAGCCGACAAACCAGGTCTCCGTCGGGGCATTCGAGTTCGAGCGAGGCGGTCAGGTCGACCTCGACGTGGCCTACGAGACCTTCGGGGACCCGGCGGACCCGCCGGTGCTCGTCGCCCACGCGCTGACCGGCAGCCAGTATGTCACCGGGACCGGCCCCGAGGGAATCGACGGCCAGGCCGCTGGCTGGTGGAGCGACGTGGTCGGCCCCGGGCGGCCGGTGGACACCGAGAACTTCTTCGTCATCGTCGCGAACGTGCCCGGGTCCTGCTATGGCACGACCGGGCCCGCCTCGATCGGGCCGGACGGCGAGCCCTACGGCCCGGATTTCCCGCCAGTCACCATCACCGACTGGGTGCGCGCCCAGGCACGCCTCCTCGACGAACTCGGCGTGGAGACGTTGTATGCCGTCGTCGGCGGGAGCGTCGGCGGGATGAACGCCATCGAGTGGGCCCGGACCTACCCCGAGCGGGTCGAGCGCATTGCGGCCATCGCGACGGCCCCGCGGGTCGACACCCAGAACCTGGCGCTGGATTCCATCGCCCGGCGGGCGATCACCCAGGACCCGGACTTCCAGGGCGGCGAGTACTACGGTAGCCCCGGCCCCACCGACGGCCTGGGGTTGGCCCGCCGCATCGGGCACGTCCAGTACCTCTCGAAGGACTCGATGGAGAACCGCTTCGGCCGTCGGGCGGCCGACCGGGTGATCGCGGGCGTCGCCGACCCGACCGCCGAGGCCTTCCCCTACCGGGACGTCGCCTCCTACCTCGATTACAACGCGAGCACGTTCGTCGACCGCTTCGACGCGAACAGCTATCTCTACCTGCTGCGGGCGATGGACGAGTACGACCTGGCGGCCGGCCAGGGATCCGCTGCAGATGCCGTCGCCGACTTCGACGGGTCGATCCTGGTCCTGAGCTACACCGGGGACTGGCAGTTCACGGTCGAACAGGGGCGGGAAATCGCCGCCGCCTTCGAGGCGGCGGGGGCCGAGGTCACCTTCGAGAAAATCGTCGACGACTACGGCCACGACGCGTTCCTCGCCCGGCCCGAGACTGTCACGGGGCCACTCGACTCGTTTCTTGACGGGCAGACGGTGAGCGATCCGAGCGAACTGCGGGTCTCTCCCTGA
- the thrC gene encoding threonine synthase — MTDLSLSGPVPEVAEDGVWLACIECGETYAPFEEPTYECDACGSLLEVRYDEYHDFDSFTGEGVWRYAPALPVDDGVTIEEGNTPLYEAPSIEAAVDVADLRIKHEGMNPTGSFKDRGMTVGVKVAERIGVGRLACASTGNTSAALSAYGARANKETLVLLPEGKVAAGKLAQASLHGATMLEVEGNFDDCLDIVSELADRGEVYLLNSLNPFRLEGQKTIGLEIIEQFRDQTGSLPDRIVLPVGNAGNTAALHKAFRELVAAGAIEEDEVPVLTGVQAAGAAPMVEAIENDWDSVTRWEDVETRATAIRIGEPVNAPKAIPAIRQTGGTAVAVEDEEITAAQRELAQDGIGVEPASAASVAGLRKLREAGEITADEQVVCLTTGHLLKDPDAAADAGNDPTTVPNDVEAVLDAAGN, encoded by the coding sequence ATGACAGACCTTTCACTTTCGGGCCCCGTCCCCGAGGTCGCCGAGGACGGCGTCTGGCTCGCGTGTATCGAGTGTGGGGAGACCTACGCGCCCTTCGAGGAACCGACCTACGAGTGTGACGCCTGTGGCTCGCTTTTGGAAGTCCGGTACGACGAGTACCACGACTTCGATTCCTTTACCGGCGAGGGCGTCTGGCGATACGCCCCCGCGCTGCCCGTGGACGACGGTGTGACAATCGAGGAGGGCAACACGCCGCTCTACGAGGCCCCCTCAATCGAGGCCGCGGTGGACGTGGCCGACCTCCGGATCAAACACGAAGGCATGAACCCTACCGGGAGTTTCAAAGACCGTGGGATGACGGTGGGGGTCAAAGTCGCCGAGCGAATCGGTGTCGGGCGACTGGCGTGTGCCAGCACCGGGAACACCAGCGCTGCGCTCTCGGCCTACGGGGCCAGAGCGAACAAGGAAACCCTGGTCTTGCTCCCCGAGGGCAAAGTCGCGGCCGGCAAACTCGCCCAGGCGAGCCTGCACGGCGCGACGATGCTCGAAGTCGAGGGCAACTTCGATGACTGTCTGGACATCGTCTCGGAGCTGGCCGACCGGGGGGAGGTGTACCTGCTCAACTCGCTGAATCCCTTCCGGCTGGAGGGCCAGAAGACGATCGGCCTGGAGATCATCGAGCAGTTCCGGGACCAGACTGGCTCGCTCCCCGACCGGATCGTGCTCCCAGTGGGGAACGCCGGGAACACCGCTGCGCTCCACAAGGCCTTCCGGGAACTCGTCGCGGCCGGTGCGATCGAGGAAGACGAAGTGCCGGTTCTCACCGGCGTGCAGGCCGCCGGCGCGGCTCCGATGGTCGAGGCCATCGAGAACGACTGGGATTCGGTTACCCGCTGGGAGGACGTCGAGACCCGCGCGACGGCCATCCGGATCGGCGAACCGGTCAACGCGCCGAAGGCCATCCCCGCCATCCGGCAGACCGGCGGCACCGCGGTCGCAGTCGAGGACGAGGAGATCACGGCGGCCCAGCGCGAGTTGGCCCAGGACGGGATCGGCGTCGAACCCGCCAGCGCGGCCTCGGTGGCCGGTCTGCGGAAACTCCGGGAAGCGGGGGAGATCACGGCCGACGAGCAGGTCGTCTGTCTGACGACCGGCCACCTCCTCAAGGACCCGGACGCCGCAGCCGACGCCGGAAACGACCCAACGACGGTCCCGAACGACGTCGAAGCCGTGCTGGACGCCGCCGGGAACTGA
- the lysX gene encoding lysine biosynthesis protein LysX, which produces MKVGLLYSRIRTDEKLLLEELRERGHDVVKIDVRDQQFGLSGSSVDAAELDIVVDRCVATSRSMYVTEFFESYGVPIVNPPDVASTCSDKVKTSLALEEAGIPTPDTRVAFTREAALEAIEDFGYPVVLKPVVGSWGRLMARIEDEHAAEAILEHKETLGHYEHKIFYIQEFVDKPGRDLRVLALDGKPVAGMVRSADHWITNAHRGAETEVLEITPEIEDLVRRASDAVGGGLLGVDLMETEDGYTIHEINHTVEYKALADAVETDIVAEVVDWLEEKAAKSENDVAATV; this is translated from the coding sequence GTGAAAGTCGGCCTCCTCTACTCGCGGATCCGCACGGACGAGAAGCTCCTGCTGGAGGAGCTCCGCGAGCGCGGCCACGACGTGGTCAAGATCGACGTCCGGGACCAGCAGTTCGGCCTCTCCGGGTCGAGTGTCGACGCCGCGGAACTCGACATCGTCGTCGACCGGTGTGTCGCCACCAGCCGGTCGATGTACGTCACGGAGTTTTTCGAGTCCTACGGCGTCCCGATCGTGAACCCGCCGGACGTGGCCAGCACCTGTTCGGACAAGGTCAAGACCAGTCTCGCCCTGGAGGAGGCCGGGATTCCGACCCCGGACACCCGGGTCGCGTTCACGCGGGAGGCCGCCCTGGAGGCCATCGAGGACTTTGGCTACCCGGTCGTGCTCAAGCCCGTCGTGGGGTCCTGGGGCCGGCTGATGGCCCGCATCGAGGACGAACACGCCGCCGAGGCGATCCTCGAACACAAGGAGACCCTGGGCCACTACGAGCACAAGATCTTCTACATCCAGGAGTTCGTCGACAAGCCGGGCCGTGACCTCCGCGTGCTCGCCCTGGACGGCAAGCCGGTCGCCGGGATGGTCCGGTCGGCCGATCACTGGATCACGAACGCCCATCGCGGGGCCGAGACCGAGGTCCTGGAGATCACCCCCGAGATCGAGGACCTGGTCCGGCGGGCCAGCGACGCGGTCGGCGGCGGCCTCCTCGGCGTCGACCTCATGGAGACCGAGGACGGCTACACGATCCACGAGATCAACCACACCGTCGAGTACAAGGCCCTGGCCGACGCGGTCGAGACGGACATCGTCGCCGAGGTCGTCGACTGGCTGGAGGAGAAGGCCGCGAAAAGCGAGAACGACGTCGCGGCCACCGTCTAG
- the lysW gene encoding lysine biosynthesis protein LysW, translating into MTVCPECGAEVTLHDSIEVGEIVDCSTCGTELEVVEENPPVLERAPELDEDWGE; encoded by the coding sequence ATGACAGTCTGCCCGGAATGCGGGGCCGAGGTGACCCTGCACGACTCGATCGAAGTCGGAGAGATCGTCGATTGTTCGACCTGCGGGACCGAACTCGAAGTAGTCGAGGAGAACCCGCCGGTTCTCGAACGGGCCCCGGAGCTCGACGAGGACTGGGGGGAGTAA